A window of Trichoderma atroviride chromosome 3, complete sequence contains these coding sequences:
- a CDS encoding uncharacterized protein (TransMembrane:3 (o98-115i230-250o270-287i)), translating to MAEATAASGTSTGLASSPVEVVAGEKKPATSARRDYKGFVAGVFSGIAKLTVGHPFDTVKVRLQTTQASRFSGPLQCVLQTIRNEGVTGLYKGATPPLVGWMFMDSVMLGSLNVYRRLMAQHVFHADSWTPGAGSGSGFGLGSLSSSLKSLGAGRTSGSASASSGPSYLPPVGHGIAGIMAGATVSFIAAPVEHIKARLQIQYAARKAERLYSGPLDCVRKIYGHHGVRGVYHGLSATLLFRGFFFFWWGSYDVLSRALRNNTGLSNPAINFWAGGLSAQVFWLTSYPSDLVKQRIMTDPLGGGLGDGERRFPRWRDAAVTVYRESGWRGYWRGFLPCFLRAFPANAMALVAFEGVMRTLP from the exons ATGGCAGAGGCGACGGCTGCTTCTGGGACCTCGACGGGGCTGGCGTCGAGTCCGGTGGAGGTGGttgctggagagaagaagccagcgaCATCGGCCAGGCGCGATTACAAGGGATTCGTGGCGGGAGTGTTTAGCGGGATTGCAAAGCTGACGG TCGGCCATCCTTTCGACACTGTCAAAGTCCGGCTTCAAACAACTCAGGCCTCGCGCTTCAGCGGCCCTCTCCAATGCGTGCTGCAGACCATCCGCAATGAGGGCGTGACGGGCCTGTACAAGGGCGCCACGCCGCCTTTGGTCGGGTGGATGTTCATGGACTCGGTGATGCTGGGATCTTTAAATGTCTACAGGCGACTCATGGCGCAGCATGTCTTTCATGCGGATTCGTGGACGCCAGGGGCtggatctggatctggattCGGGCTTGGAAGCCTGTCGTCATCGCTCAAGTCATTGGGCGCAGGACGGACATCTGGATCTGCCTCGGCATCATCAGGGCCGTCGTATCTGCCGCCGGTCGGACACGGCATCGCGGGCATCATGGCCGGCGCGACCGTCAGCTTCATCGCCGCGCCCGTGGAGCACATCAAGGCGCGGCTGCAGATCCAGTACGCCGCGCGCAAGGCCGAGCGCCTGTACTCGGGGCCGCTCGACTGCGTGCGCAAGATCTACGGCCACCACGGCGTGCGCGGCGTCTACCACGGCCTGTCCGCCACGCTGCTCTTCcggggcttcttcttcttctggtggGGCAGCTACGACGTGCTGTCGCGGGCCCTGCGCAACAACACGGGCCTGAGCAACCCGGCCATCAACTTCTGGGCCGGCGGCCTGAGCGCGCAGGTCTTTTGGCTGACGAGCTACCCGAGCGATCTGGTCAAGCAGCGCATCATGACGGATCCCCTTGGCGGCGGGCTGGGCGATGGCGAGCGGCGCTTCCCCAGGTGGCGCGATGCTGCGGTGACGGTGTATCGCGAGTCTGGGTGGAGGGGGTACTGGAGGGGATTCTTGCCGTGCTTTTTGAGGGCATTCCCGGCTAATGCGATGGCGTTGGTGGCTTTTGAGGGTGTCATGAGGACTTTGCCGTGA
- a CDS encoding uncharacterized protein (EggNog:ENOG41), producing MSTVSRKSLPLPAPTETDETETPTELTADISRLGDEKSGYSMADDSTAPISSRARGHRSHRSQTSLLIEYFEGSRTGSSTSRKPSVRVRLTPSTSKRGKSNHNIQVTETKTSRKGSLTRRIPLDDGVSSREHELLGADDGHSVTSYASATEESTVSRNPIDIEITQGQQQQQQQQRRRRPASPLIPSNERESSYPPGNGSEISAIPTDSFLDGSPGRELGSGEHLEETVEEPKATKTKSKDRSSSKAPSDKSKDKGERKRRSKSRAGSISEPPPEEVYTSSRRRSSRSRNPEPPAPQFSAVDSSVLSSNLAPSHRSMDTRSMRSGASKSSINNPKLLETVEDAIRRLILPELSALKREQSKREGRRASFSSSASREDIALDRRRSASQKPEPARDKEAVKESTRHKERRNREARHDYDDLSVHSPSRDSLDTDFRAHDDGNTPKRSSLAKAALAGATGAAAAKALSGTADDLSETGGEKRRRRRRTESRARSQSLGRERYAEEYDDEEEMPPAPPMPLMSEINPSEMTRTSILSAESDGLHSATEEIAPLADQQRDMASPSSTPTPSRASADIPQVLGRTHANVSQGDLTALPRGKKEYGQGVEYETDEFGNKIPIGNFTYDGDPRDIDQGEDPDDGYDDGYYNTQDVPPPLRYVPYQAGLRGLSPIPSVSGFTEADGETPNRNSRGDAYGSIKSHRSLQSLDSVPGNIDASQRGTVYSDNSQMGQTAAGKAVRPIAATPNIFHPAIAAESAVASLIDGSMLDQSVLTGVYSGAGDSNLSYDDRLKLQSSRGVSPDKHSGLDHQDYEDDRQPTPGQSHGYMEYELDENGRKVPRTKYLQSPTSSEAAITAGAVGAAAAALKAAQERKQATVEDVTDDNYEPAGVFRNKSFKERAMEGWKPRNTPTHSLDRLDYEAAPQLDASSIPDQDNPMPEIGYIDSELQTNPSILNEDIVPGMWSGKATPTEYGQVIPRSRSDETMRDTHLDDAARLSREPSGEVDEWRRTSAERKRDTLLTNPYEDASPIVNPELNDNLLGSRGLGFSTGSPGFKYDEGYMSNGPNRTPDAEPKGKAINLAGPSKFMGGEDPFYASQGNRALSGMSQGMASPFYDASTGGGIDRIENKDIVALMQHLMVRDAQRSARDTEIVALLMNAAIEMRNSFRDLKELVEETSDDVIFANSENTEKLQKAINGPRPYPGSRSVQSASIATVDEIAVKKKNLWKRALQGLSAKGTNDLTRIEDMLMQLLGEVDVLKTQTAPPMSARVSTSGAGQSFDNLQPEGQYEHDKGYEPEGNSTTSHGSQSQSQGQRKFSDHRIDTVPEHEDEYEYDHPTPTAERTQIIPPVSLSPMDREIHRSGSVPPDGAQHVSDQGYNQPHSADNTPPRSDKGRKGKSSSTSWLPKISRWSGTTASTVSKALRGSGKKDAKNDEMLQSRSGSSMASRDDLYPLDTYGDERLPGGFPEARLAPPHEIHHESSAPIVPNFTTPEDPKYKAHRNSLNLMHPQPRTGQTERFRTALEHSAQDFDAPATPRSADWGGSMNSLNRLNGNANERYGNEGGDYWPAALQQQGSAPARPPKEPMNGSTQQTSPRGARVSALQKGSPSGPQGYESGYASGTGTHPSQYNSTSPKPENKNLNAALGIPSRRPSGPRAMTPKSPDDVAREERRRKRDTFGSINSHISQVSEETDTF from the exons ATGAGCACCGTCAGTAGAAAAAGCCTCCCGCTGCCTGCCCCGACCGAGACCGACGAGACAGAAACGCCCACGGAGCTTACCGCCGACATCTCCAGGCTTGGTGACGAGAAATCGGGCTATTCGATGGCCGACGATAGCACCGCTCCCATCTCCAGTCGCGCTCGCGGGCACAGAAGCCATCGGTCTCAGACATCGCTGTTGATCGAGTACTTTGAAGGCAGCAGGACAGGGAGCTCGACCAGCCGCAAGCCCAGCGTGCGTGTGCGCCTCACCCCCTCCACTTCCAAAAGGGGGAAGAGTAATCACAACATCCAAGTGACGGAGACAAAAACTTCCCGCAAAGGTTCGCTGACTCGACGGATTCCCTTGGACGATGGCGTCTCATCCCGCGAGCACGAACTGCTCGGAGCCGACGATGGCCATAGCGTGACGTCGTATGCTTCGGCCACCGAGGAATCCACTGTCTCACGAAACCCCATTGACATAGAGATTACTCAgggccaacagcagcagcagcagcagcaacgacgGCGCCGCCCTGCCAGCCCATTGATTCCAAGTAATGAGAGAGAGTCCTCCTATCCGCCAGGAAATGGCTCTGAAATCTCAGCCATCCCCACAGACAGCTTCCTTGATGGCTCTCCCGGACGCGAACTGGGCTCGGGAGAACATCTCGAAGAGACTGTAGAGGAGCCCAAAGCTACTAAAACCAAGTCAAAAGATCGCTCCTCATCAAAGGCGCCATCAGACAAGTCCAAGGACAAGGGAGAACGCAAGCGGCGGTCAAAGAGTCGGGCTGGAAGCATCAGTGAACCCCCCCCTGAGGAGGTCTACACGTCCTCACGACGTCGCTCCAGCAGAAGCCGCAACCCGGAACCACCAGCGCCACAATTTTCTGCCGTTGACTCGAGTGTCCTGTCGTCTAACCTGGCCCCAAGCCATCGCTCCATGGATACTCGCTCCATGCGCTCTGGCGCATCGAAATCTTCCATCAACAACCCCAAGTTGCTGGAGACGGTCGAAGATGCCATCCGGAGATTGATCTTACCGGAATTGAGCGCTCTTAAGCGGGAACAAAGCAAACGAGAAGGCCGGCGGgcgtctttttcttcatctgcctctAGAGAAGATATTGCATTGGACCGCAGGCGGTCTGCAAGTCAAAAGCCCGAGCCAGCCAGAGATAAGGAGGCCGTGAAAGAGAGCACCAGACACAAGGAGAGACGGAACCGTGAAGCTCGTCACGACTACGATGACCTATCGGTGCACAGTCCTAGCCGAGATTCGCTTGATACCGATTTCCGCGctcatgatgatggcaatactccaaagagaagcagcctggccaaGGCCGCACTCGCTGGCGCCACtggtgcagcagctgccaaggctTTGTCCGGCACAGCAGACGACTTATCCGAAACTGGAGGCGAAAAGAGGAGGCGCAGAAGGAGAACCGAGTCCCGCGCCAGGAGCCAAAGCCTTGGCCGTGAACGATACGCGGAAGaatatgatgatgaggaagaaatgccgccagcgccgccaatGCCCCTCATGAGCGAGATCAACCCCTCAGAGATGACGCGGACTTCAATCTTGTCGGCAGAATCTGACGGGCTGCACTCAGCCACAGAAGAAATCGCTCCGTTGGCGGACCAGCAGAGAGACATGGCTTCGCCTTCGTCAACGCCCACTCCTTCTAGAGCGTCTGCAGATATACCCCAGGTGCTCGGCAGGACCCATGCCAATGTGTCACAAGGCGACCTGACTGCTCTACCACGTGGCAAGAAGGAATACGGTCAAGGCGTGGAATATGAGACGGACGAATTCGGTAATAAGATCCCCATCGGAAATTTCACCTACGATGGAGATCCTCGCGACATTGACCAAGGCGAAGATCCAGACGATGGCTACGACGATGGCTATTACAATACGCAAGACGTTCCCCCGCCTCTGAGATATGTCCCGTACCAGGCGGGCCTGCGTGGCTTGAGCCCAATTCCCAGCGTGTCTGGCTTCACAGAAGCTGATGGAGAAACGCCAAATAGGAACTCACGGGGTGACGCGTATGGATCCATCAAGTCTCATCGCTCGCTGCAGTCTCTTGACTCTGTCCCTGGCAACATCGATGCGAGTCAAAGAGGCACCGTCTACTCTGACAATTCTCAGATGGGACAGACGGCTGCAGGAAAGGCTGTCCGGCCGATTGCTGCTACCCCAAACATCTTTCATCCAGCCATTGCGGCTGAATCTGCCGTCGCATCCCTGATTGATGGGTCAATGCTTGACCAGTCTGTCCTAACTGGCGTCTACAGCGGTGCGGGAGATTCCAATCTCTCATACGATGATCGACTCAAGCTTCAAAGCAGCCGGGGTGTCAGTCCAGATAAGCATTCTGGCCTTGATCATCAAGATTATGAGGACGACCGTCAACCAACTCCTGGACAGTCTCATGGATACATGGAGTATGAACTTGATGAGAATGGACGCAAGGTCCCTCGCACAAAATACCTCCAGTCCCCCACATCATCTGAAGCCGCCATTACTGCAGGCGCCGtcggcgctgccgctgctgctctcaaaGCCGCTCAGGAGAGAAAGCAGGCCACCGTTGAGGATGTTACCGACGACAACTATGAGCCGGCCGGCGTGTTCCGCAACAAGTCATTCAAAGAGCGTGCTATGGAAGGCTGGAAGCCGCGAAACACTCCCACTCATAGCTTGGACAGACTTGATTATGAGGCTGCGCCCCAGTTGGACGCCAGCAGTATTCCCGATCAAGACAACCCCATGCCTGAGATTGGCTACATTGACTCAGAGTTGCAAACCAACCCTTCGATTCTGAACGAAGACATTGTTCCTGGCATGTGGTCTGGCAAGGCAACACCTACAGAGTATGGCCAAGTCATCCCCAGGTCCAGGTCTGATGAGACAATGAGAGATACCCACCTCGACGATGCTGCCCGTCTCAGCCGAGAGCCAAGCGGAGAAGTTGACGAGTGGCGGAGAACGTCTGCGGAGCGGAAGCGTGACACTCTGCTCACCAACCCGTATGAGGATGCCAGCCCCATTGTGAACCCCGAGCTCAACGACAACCTTCTTGGCTCTCGTGGTCTGGGTTTCAGCACCGGTAGCCCGGGCTTCAAATATGATGAAGGATACATGTCCAATGGACCTAACCGAACTCCCGATGCTGAACCCAAGGGCAAAGCTATCAATCTCGCGGGGCCGTCCAAGTTTATGGGAGGCGAAGATCCATTCTACGCATCTCAGGGCAACCGCGCTCTTAGCGGCATGTCCCAAGGCATGGCCTCTCCATTCTACGATGCTTCCACGGGTGGAGGAATCGATCGCATTGAAAACAAGGATATCGTTGCCTTGATGCAACAC CTCATGGTCCGCGATGCCCAGCGAAGCGCTCGTGACACGGAAATCGTTGCTCTCCTTATGAACGCTGCCATTGAGATGCGCAATTCCTTCCGTGACTTGAAGGAGCTTGTTGAAGAGACCAGCGATGACGTGATCTTTGCCAACTCTGAAAACACTGAAAAGCTCCAAAAAGCCATCAACGGACCAAGACCTTACCCTGGCTCTCGCTCTGTCCAAAGCGCGTCCATTGCCACTGTGGATGAGATTgcagtgaagaagaagaacttgTGGAAACGCGCTCTCCAGGGCCTCAGTGCCAAGGGCACCAATGATCTCACTCGCATCGAAGACATGCTGATGCAGCTTCTCGGAGAGGTTGACGTTCTCAAGACTCAAACAGCCCCGCCCATGTCTGCTAGGGTCTCTACCAGCGGTGCAGGGCAGTCATTTGACAACCTGCAGCCGGAGGGGCAGTACGAGCACGACAAGGGCTATGAACCTGAAGGCAACTCAACCACTAGTCATGGTAGCCAGTCTCAATCTCAGGGGCAGCGTAAGTTCTCTGATCACCGCATCGACACGGTGCCCGAGCACGAGGATGAGTATGAGTATGATCACCCTACTCCGACCGCGGAGCGAACTCAGATCATCCCTCCGGTGAGCCTGAGCCCCATGGATCGCGAGATTCACCGTAGCGGCTCTGTCCCTCCAGACGGCGCACAGCACGTCTCTGACCAGGGCTACAACCAGCCGCACAGCGCTGACAACACCCCCCCTCGGAGTGACAAGGGACGAAAGGGCAAGTCGAGCAGCACCAGCTGGTTGCCTAAGATTTCCCGCTGGTCTGGAACGACAGCATCTACCGTAAGCAAGGCGCTtcgtggcagcggcaagaaggATGCCAAGAATGACGAAATGCTGCAATCTCGATCAGGGTCAAGCATGGCCTCGCGTGATGATCTCTATCCTCTCGACACCTATGGTGACGAAAGACTTCCGGGCGGATTCCCCGAAGCACGCCTGGCACCGCCACACGAGATTCATCACGAATCGTCAGCACCAATTGTGCCCAATTTCACCACGCCAGAGGATCCAAAGTACAAGGCGCACCGTAACTCGCTCAACCTCATGCACCCTCAGCCAAGAACAGGCCAGACAGAGCGATTCCGAACCGCCCTGGAGCATTCTGCTCAAGACTTCGATGCCCCGGCGACACCCAGATCTGCTGATTGGGGAGGCTCAATGAACAGCCTGAACCGCCTCAATGGCAACGCTAATGAGCGATATGGAAACGAGGGCGGTGATTACTGGCCTGCTGCCTTGCAACAACAGGGCTCTGCCCCAGCCCGGCCGCCCAAGGAGCCCATGAACGGCTCGACTCAGCAGACATCGCCACGAGGTGCACGAGTTTCAGCGCTGCAGAAGGGCAGCCCCTCGGGTCCTCAGGGCTACGAAAGCGGCTATGCCAGTGGCACCGGCACTCATCCTAGCCAATACAACAGCACCAGCCCCAAGCCAGAGAATAAGAACTTGAATGCTGCCCTTGGCATCCCATCGCGTAGGCCTAGTGGCCCGCGAGCAATGACTCCCAAGAGTCCAGATGATGTggcaagagaggagagacgGCGAAAGAGAG ACACGTTTGGCAGCATTAACAGCCACATCAGTCAGGTCAGCGAAGAAACGGACACGTTCTAG
- a CDS encoding 60S ribosomal protein eL22, which produces MAPITKKSGKAQKQTKKFIINATQPASDKIFDVSAFEKFLQDHIKVDGRTNNLGDNIVISSSADGKVEIVAHNELSGRYLKYLTKKFLKKQQLRDWLRVVSTSRGVYELKFFNVVNDEADEDDE; this is translated from the exons ATGGCTCCCATCACT AAGAAGTCGGGCAAGGCCCAGAAGCAGACCAAGAAG TTCATCATCAACGCTACCCAGCCTGCCAGCGACAAGATCTTCGACGTCTCCGCCTTCGAGAAGTTCCTCCAGGACCACATCAAGGTTGACGGCCGCACCAACAACCTGGGTGACAACATTgtcatctcctcctctgctGACGGCAAGGTCGAGATTGTTGCCCACAACGAGCTCTCTGGCCGCTACCTCAAGTACCT GACCAAGAAGTtcctcaagaagcagcagctccgtgACTGGCTCCGTGTCGTCTCCACCTCCCGCGGTGTTTACGAGCTCAAGTTCTTCAACGTCGTCAACGACGAggctgatgaggatgacgagtaA